A part of Lacibacter sp. H407 genomic DNA contains:
- a CDS encoding carboxypeptidase-like regulatory domain-containing protein, producing MSEKLYLSIADPCHEDWNKMTAVEQGRFCSSCQKNVVDFTTQSDEEIISFFNNYNGTACGRFTDDQLGRPIQQIELKPASGLLKYAAGLLLPAFLFVTKAKAQFKDQVPKKVPEKIQNQVCMPSSLVDDGLVVIAGGVTASRQQRVFVVTGVVIDEVTKEPMAGVSIMIKGTNQGVVTDAKGSYSIYLPSKKSVLQYSSVGYEMKEIKSNELNRKTDTVVKMRAAAMGMLSEVVVVGYESRRMGGMTGAMSIVTRNRFSIIDSILPAKIKVYPNPVAASGTINISFPNVKTGQYQIRMLNAAGQLFYSFQKQISGKVESEQIHLSNTTAPGMYIVQVLDGEKKLIQSIKLTIQ from the coding sequence ATGAGCGAAAAATTATACCTAAGCATTGCCGATCCATGTCATGAAGACTGGAATAAAATGACGGCTGTTGAACAGGGACGTTTCTGTTCTTCCTGCCAAAAGAACGTGGTTGATTTTACAACACAATCGGATGAAGAGATCATTTCTTTCTTTAACAATTACAACGGAACTGCCTGCGGCAGATTCACTGATGATCAATTGGGTCGGCCTATTCAACAAATAGAATTAAAACCGGCTTCTGGTTTATTGAAATATGCTGCGGGTTTGTTATTGCCTGCCTTTTTGTTTGTAACAAAAGCAAAGGCACAGTTTAAAGATCAGGTTCCGAAGAAAGTGCCGGAGAAAATTCAAAATCAAGTTTGTATGCCATCATCCTTAGTGGACGATGGGCTTGTAGTTATAGCAGGTGGTGTTACTGCTTCAAGACAACAACGGGTTTTTGTGGTAACCGGAGTTGTAATTGATGAAGTAACCAAAGAACCGATGGCAGGTGTTTCAATCATGATCAAAGGAACCAATCAAGGAGTAGTTACGGATGCAAAAGGAAGTTATTCCATTTATCTGCCATCAAAAAAGTCAGTGCTTCAGTACAGCAGCGTTGGTTATGAAATGAAAGAAATAAAAAGTAATGAGCTAAACAGAAAGACTGATACAGTTGTGAAAATGAGAGCAGCTGCTATGGGTATGTTAAGTGAAGTGGTGGTAGTAGGTTATGAGTCGAGAAGAATGGGTGGGATGACGGGTGCTATGTCAATCGTAACACGAAACAGATTCTCAATTATTGACAGCATACTGCCAGCTAAAATAAAAGTCTATCCCAACCCCGTTGCTGCATCAGGAACCATCAATATTTCATTTCCCAATGTAAAGACCGGACAATATCAAATTCGTATGCTCAATGCTGCGGGTCAGTTGTTTTACAGTTTTCAAAAACAGATCAGTGGCAAGGTAGAATCGGAACAAATTCATTTGAGCAATACCACTGCGCCCGGTATGTACATTGTACAGGTGCTCGACGGGGAAAAGAAACTCATACAATCCATCAAATTAACCATTCAATAA
- a CDS encoding GNAT family N-acetyltransferase, which produces MILFESERLYVQPYTKEDEAIFFALNGDAEIMQYIREPKTREQSDAFLEENLKFYTDHPGLGRFAVFTKDDNRFAGSFSLLSINNSDHIHLGYALLKPFHGKGLATELVMASFDYVFRTIPNEKVHALTVAENIGSQKVLLKCGFVFKENMQHEGDEVMVFEISKR; this is translated from the coding sequence ATGATACTTTTCGAATCAGAACGCTTATACGTGCAACCTTATACAAAGGAGGATGAAGCTATTTTCTTTGCGTTGAATGGTGATGCTGAGATCATGCAGTATATACGAGAGCCAAAGACAAGAGAACAAAGCGATGCGTTTCTTGAAGAAAATCTGAAATTTTATACCGATCATCCCGGACTTGGACGCTTTGCCGTGTTTACAAAAGATGACAATCGTTTCGCCGGTTCATTTTCATTACTCTCCATCAACAACAGCGATCATATTCATTTGGGTTATGCATTGCTGAAACCTTTTCATGGTAAAGGATTAGCAACTGAATTGGTAATGGCTTCATTTGATTATGTGTTCCGTACTATTCCAAATGAAAAAGTGCATGCGTTAACCGTTGCAGAAAATATCGGCTCGCAGAAAGTGTTGTTGAAATGCGGTTTTGTATTTAAAGAAAACATGCAACACGAGGGCGATGAGGTAATGGTATTTGAGATAAGCAAGAGATGA
- a CDS encoding peptide chain release factor 3: MKFTNEINRRRTFAIISHPDAGKTTLTEKLLLFGGAIQVAGAVKSNKIKKHATSDFMEIERQRGISVATSVMTFEYNGTLINLLDTPGHKDFAEDTYRTLTAVDSVILVIDSVNGVEDQTRRLMEVCRMRDTPVIVFVNKMDRDGKNRFDLLEEVEKELSLHLHPMTWPINSGKDFKGVYDLDKKSLVLFTANTKASDEDVVKINDLSDSILDQKVGDIDANMLREDVELVDGVYGDLNINEYLKGKVAPVFFGSAVNNFGVREMLDTFIRIAPLPQSRETSTRHLDVQEDKFSGFIFKIHANLDPKHRDRIAFLRVCSGRFERNKYYHHVRLDKDVRFSNPYSFMARQKDVIEEAYPGDVVGLFDTGNFKIGDTLTEGENFYFTGIPSFSPELFKEVVNKDPMKTKQLEKGLLQLTDEGVAQLFTQFGGNKKIIGCVGELQFEVIQYRLLQEYGASAEFRAMPYYKACWITSKDQKKLDEFTRFKTNNIAADKDGHLVYLAQSEWFLNTERQNNPDIEFHFTSEIHKEG, from the coding sequence ATGAAATTTACAAACGAAATTAATCGCCGCCGCACATTTGCCATCATCTCTCACCCCGATGCCGGTAAAACCACATTAACGGAAAAGTTATTGTTGTTTGGTGGCGCTATACAGGTGGCGGGTGCTGTAAAAAGCAATAAGATCAAGAAACATGCAACGAGTGATTTTATGGAGATCGAACGGCAACGTGGTATCTCTGTTGCTACATCGGTAATGACGTTTGAATACAACGGAACGCTCATCAACCTCCTCGATACACCGGGTCACAAAGATTTTGCAGAAGATACGTACCGCACCTTAACGGCTGTTGACAGTGTAATACTGGTGATCGATAGTGTGAATGGTGTGGAAGATCAAACACGCCGCTTAATGGAAGTGTGTCGCATGCGTGATACACCGGTGATCGTGTTTGTTAACAAAATGGATCGTGACGGAAAGAATCGTTTTGACTTATTAGAAGAAGTGGAAAAAGAACTCAGCCTGCATCTCCACCCCATGACCTGGCCCATCAACAGCGGTAAAGATTTTAAAGGGGTATATGACTTAGATAAAAAATCGCTGGTACTGTTTACTGCCAACACAAAAGCAAGTGATGAGGATGTTGTAAAGATCAACGATCTCAGCGATTCGATCCTTGATCAGAAAGTTGGTGATATTGATGCAAACATGTTGCGTGAAGATGTGGAACTGGTAGATGGTGTATATGGTGATTTGAATATCAATGAATACCTGAAAGGAAAAGTGGCACCCGTATTCTTTGGCAGTGCCGTAAATAATTTTGGTGTAAGGGAAATGCTTGACACATTTATACGCATTGCACCTTTGCCACAAAGCAGGGAAACATCAACCCGCCATTTAGATGTGCAGGAAGATAAATTCAGTGGTTTTATTTTTAAAATTCACGCCAACCTTGATCCGAAGCACAGGGACCGTATTGCCTTCCTTCGTGTATGCAGCGGACGGTTTGAACGTAACAAATATTATCATCACGTCCGGTTAGATAAGGATGTACGTTTCAGTAATCCTTATTCGTTCATGGCCCGACAGAAAGATGTAATTGAAGAAGCTTATCCCGGCGATGTGGTGGGTTTGTTTGATACAGGTAATTTTAAAATCGGCGATACGTTGACGGAAGGTGAAAATTTTTACTTCACCGGCATTCCTTCTTTCTCACCTGAGTTGTTTAAAGAAGTGGTGAACAAAGATCCGATGAAGACGAAGCAACTGGAAAAAGGTTTGTTGCAATTGACCGATGAAGGTGTTGCACAGTTGTTCACACAGTTTGGTGGAAATAAAAAGATCATTGGTTGTGTGGGCGAACTGCAGTTTGAAGTAATTCAATATCGTTTGTTGCAGGAATATGGCGCCAGTGCAGAGTTCAGAGCCATGCCTTATTACAAAGCCTGCTGGATCACCAGTAAAGATCAAAAGAAACTGGACGAGTTCACCCGTTTTAAAACCAATAATATTGCAGCCGATAAAGACGGGCACCTGGTTTATCTGGCACAAAGTGAATGGTTCTTAAATACCGAGCGACAAAATAATCCTGATATTGAATTTCACTTTACGAGTGAGATACATAAAGAAGGATGA
- a CDS encoding NADH-quinone oxidoreductase subunit C: MNFNTNEINVSLQQQFGSEATLTASLFAVNREAIFIHAAYQQQIFNFLFYEKQWRFDRLHEMMLLFQPGIELADYCVQYELSSRKFENKLRVMLPYQFEHPSLHSLSYLFSNAAVLEKKMTDIHQLQFKQKTSRISLLKEQVKAALVMFPF, from the coding sequence ATGAACTTCAATACCAATGAAATCAATGTTTCACTTCAACAGCAATTTGGAAGTGAAGCCACTCTTACAGCTTCTCTGTTTGCAGTCAACAGAGAAGCTATTTTTATTCACGCCGCCTATCAACAACAAATATTTAATTTCCTGTTTTATGAAAAACAGTGGCGTTTCGACAGGCTGCATGAAATGATGTTGTTGTTTCAACCCGGAATTGAACTGGCTGATTATTGTGTGCAGTACGAATTAAGCAGCAGGAAGTTTGAAAATAAGTTGCGGGTGATGCTGCCGTATCAATTTGAACATCCCTCACTTCATTCGCTCAGCTATTTATTTTCCAACGCAGCAGTATTGGAAAAAAAGATGACCGATATTCATCAGTTGCAGTTCAAACAAAAAACATCACGCATCAGTTTATTGAAAGAGCAGGTGAAAGCGGCATTGGTAATGTTTCCGTTCTGA
- a CDS encoding vWA domain-containing protein produces the protein MRYIFTTIIFLAALFSTAFKEPVTVTGKVTDQNGAAMAGVSVAEKGKRNGTTTDANGQFSLKVASSTATLTFQFVGYETQEVKLKNQQTVSVTLKPSTEDLNEVVVIGYGTAKRKEMTGSVAQIQGRAPGLYVQDNTNYNTEDYDGIVENRFRKATDEPLSTFSIDVDGAAYSNVRRMINYGQLPPEGAVRIEEFVNYFKYKYPQPTGNDPFSINTEMSVCPWNKEHKLVMIGLQGKEIATTNLPPSNLVFLIDVSGSMQDANKLPLVKASLKLLVDQMREQDHVAIVVYAGAAGLVLPSTSGMQKEKIMDAIEKLEAGGSTAGGAGIKLAYNVAKEQFKKGGNNRVILCTDGDFNVGMSSDDEMERLIEEERKSGVFLTVLGYGMGNYKDNKMQKLANKGNGNHAYIDGMNEAKKVLVNEFGGTMFTIAKDVKLQIEFNPALVQAYRLVGYENRLLNKEDFNNDKKDAGELGSGHTVTALYEIIPVGVESDFIEDVDELKYQKQSKEKKSTMKNEIMTIKFRYKEPDADESKLIVHPLVDAKIPFEKTSENFRFATAVAQFGMLLRNSEFKGNATYAKVISQANAAIGNDKEGYRTEFIKLVQNVQSIAKKDKKRDESVVID, from the coding sequence ATGCGTTACATATTCACCACAATCATTTTTTTGGCTGCATTGTTCAGCACCGCATTTAAAGAACCCGTAACAGTAACGGGAAAAGTAACTGATCAAAACGGCGCTGCGATGGCCGGCGTTTCCGTTGCCGAAAAAGGTAAACGAAATGGCACAACAACTGATGCCAATGGTCAATTCAGTTTGAAAGTTGCTTCATCAACAGCAACGTTAACGTTTCAGTTTGTTGGCTACGAAACACAGGAAGTAAAACTGAAAAACCAACAGACAGTAAGTGTTACATTAAAACCATCCACTGAAGATCTTAATGAAGTTGTGGTGATTGGGTATGGAACAGCAAAGCGAAAAGAGATGACAGGCTCGGTTGCTCAGATTCAAGGCAGGGCACCTGGCTTATATGTTCAGGATAATACCAACTACAATACAGAAGACTATGATGGTATTGTTGAAAACCGTTTTCGTAAAGCAACCGATGAACCACTCTCAACTTTTTCAATTGATGTTGATGGTGCAGCGTACAGTAATGTGCGTCGTATGATCAACTATGGACAGTTGCCGCCCGAAGGTGCGGTTCGTATTGAAGAGTTTGTGAATTATTTCAAATACAAATATCCGCAACCAACAGGGAACGATCCATTCAGCATCAACACAGAAATGAGTGTTTGTCCGTGGAATAAAGAACACAAACTGGTGATGATCGGTTTGCAGGGGAAAGAAATTGCTACAACCAATCTTCCACCGTCCAATCTTGTTTTTTTGATCGACGTAAGCGGCTCCATGCAGGATGCAAACAAACTTCCTTTAGTAAAGGCATCATTGAAATTATTGGTTGATCAAATGCGTGAGCAGGATCATGTTGCCATTGTTGTGTATGCGGGTGCTGCCGGTTTGGTATTACCATCAACAAGCGGTATGCAAAAAGAAAAGATCATGGATGCAATTGAAAAGCTGGAAGCCGGTGGTTCAACGGCAGGCGGTGCAGGAATTAAACTGGCATACAATGTTGCAAAAGAACAATTCAAGAAAGGCGGCAACAACCGTGTGATCCTGTGTACCGATGGAGACTTTAATGTAGGCATGAGCAGCGACGATGAAATGGAACGTTTGATAGAAGAAGAACGTAAGAGCGGTGTGTTCTTAACTGTACTTGGTTACGGTATGGGTAATTACAAAGACAACAAGATGCAGAAGCTGGCGAATAAAGGTAATGGTAATCATGCTTACATCGATGGAATGAATGAAGCGAAAAAAGTATTGGTGAATGAATTTGGTGGTACCATGTTCACCATTGCAAAAGATGTAAAACTACAGATCGAGTTTAATCCGGCATTGGTGCAGGCGTATCGACTGGTAGGTTATGAAAACCGTTTACTCAACAAAGAAGATTTTAATAATGATAAAAAAGATGCAGGTGAACTGGGCAGCGGACATACAGTAACTGCATTGTATGAAATTATTCCGGTGGGAGTGGAGAGCGATTTTATTGAAGACGTAGATGAACTGAAATATCAGAAACAATCGAAAGAAAAGAAGTCAACTATGAAGAATGAGATCATGACCATCAAGTTCCGATACAAAGAACCTGATGCTGATGAAAGTAAATTGATCGTTCATCCATTAGTTGATGCAAAGATCCCCTTTGAAAAAACATCTGAGAATTTTCGCTTTGCAACAGCAGTGGCGCAGTTTGGAATGTTGTTACGCAACTCAGAATTTAAAGGCAATGCAACCTATGCAAAAGTGATAAGCCAGGCCAATGCCGCTATTGGTAACGATAAAGAAGGTTACCGTACTGAATTTATCAAGCTTGTACAAAATGTACAATCCATTGCGAAAAAAGATAAGAAGCGTGACGAAAGCGTTGTGATCGATTAA
- a CDS encoding T9SS type A sorting domain-containing protein, protein MKQFYLLIFCLLFVVFSNAQSGNFQMPVSVPSSVPQMLRGGVPGPSTTIRIRCGASITTGNEPLLVIDGIPWEAATIKSLNPDDIEEIHVLKNPEATSLFSCRAMRGVIIITTKKALYRKLVIKDAANLTGIGSATVKAVSEKTGKQFQFTADEFGRIETDSLRSTDYTITISSTGYKTKTIGLKTILQNKEEIKLEREFIELKELLIVAYPTISCRSMGSSCTLSSLCGQIRCLAYGVSIAEEKQNVERSFNTQAKAQIYPNPVAVSGIIHISFADVIPGQYQVRLFNTAGQLFYTVQRQIMKAETEQIQLSNAIIPGMYIVQIINEKNQLVQSSKLIVR, encoded by the coding sequence ATGAAACAATTTTACCTGCTTATCTTTTGTTTGCTGTTTGTTGTTTTTTCAAATGCACAGTCCGGAAATTTTCAAATGCCTGTATCGGTACCATCAAGTGTACCACAAATGTTACGGGGTGGGGTGCCTGGCCCATCAACAACAATCCGAATCAGGTGTGGTGCTAGTATTACTACAGGTAATGAACCTTTACTTGTTATCGATGGAATTCCGTGGGAAGCAGCAACAATAAAATCATTGAACCCGGATGATATAGAGGAAATACATGTATTGAAAAATCCTGAAGCTACTTCTCTTTTTAGTTGCCGTGCAATGCGGGGTGTAATTATCATTACCACAAAAAAAGCATTGTATCGAAAACTTGTTATTAAAGACGCTGCTAATTTAACCGGCATCGGTTCAGCAACTGTAAAAGCGGTATCTGAAAAAACAGGTAAACAATTTCAGTTTACTGCAGATGAGTTTGGCCGCATTGAAACAGATTCGCTCAGGTCGACGGACTATACAATCACAATTTCATCAACAGGTTATAAGACTAAAACTATCGGATTAAAAACCATTCTTCAAAACAAAGAAGAAATAAAACTGGAGCGTGAATTTATTGAATTGAAAGAGCTACTGATCGTGGCATATCCAACCATCAGTTGCAGAAGTATGGGTTCATCTTGTACGCTTTCCTCTTTATGTGGGCAAATTCGTTGCCTTGCTTATGGTGTTTCGATCGCTGAAGAAAAGCAAAATGTAGAACGATCATTCAATACGCAAGCAAAAGCACAGATCTATCCCAATCCGGTTGCAGTTTCCGGCATCATCCATATTTCATTCGCTGATGTAATACCCGGACAATACCAGGTTCGCTTGTTCAATACAGCAGGGCAATTATTTTACACTGTTCAACGACAGATCATGAAAGCAGAAACCGAGCAAATTCAATTGAGCAATGCCATAATCCCCGGTATGTATATTGTTCAGATCATAAACGAAAAGAATCAATTGGTACAGAGTTCAAAACTCATTGTACGATGA
- a CDS encoding RNA polymerase sigma factor, with translation MAFIREKDNTSMSDTELVQLYRSTADLNVLSTLYQRYMDLIYGVCLKYLKDPETSKDAVINIYEELIHKLKQHEVTNFKSWLHTLSRNHCLMQLRKEKGHGTVEIPETFMQSEEMLHLSAVQEKEEQLNSMEKCMEQLPAEQKTCVTLFYLEGKCYNEITEQTGIDWNKVRSYIQNGRRNLKLCMEKKTADSI, from the coding sequence TTGGCATTTATCCGGGAAAAAGATAACACATCAATGAGCGATACAGAGCTGGTGCAATTGTACCGGTCAACTGCTGATTTGAATGTATTGAGCACCCTTTATCAACGATACATGGATTTGATCTACGGTGTTTGTCTGAAGTACCTGAAAGACCCTGAAACATCCAAAGATGCTGTGATCAATATTTATGAAGAACTGATTCATAAACTGAAGCAACACGAAGTAACGAATTTCAAAAGCTGGCTGCATACGCTCAGTCGCAACCACTGCCTCATGCAGTTACGGAAAGAAAAAGGTCATGGTACGGTAGAAATTCCTGAAACATTTATGCAAAGCGAAGAAATGCTGCATCTGAGTGCTGTACAGGAGAAGGAAGAACAGCTCAACAGCATGGAAAAATGCATGGAACAATTACCGGCAGAACAAAAAACCTGCGTTACTTTGTTTTACCTGGAGGGGAAATGCTATAACGAAATAACGGAACAAACCGGCATTGATTGGAATAAAGTGAGGAGTTATATACAGAATGGACGAAGAAATCTGAAACTTTGTATGGAGAAAAAAACAGCCGATAGTAT
- a CDS encoding ABC transporter permease, producing the protein MRKTFEIFWNSLLFAVQELRKNKLRTFLSLLGITFGIFCIISVMATVGSLESSIKNEFKTFGNNTIYVQKWPWGGGGEYPWWKYVNRPNSKFKEMAPVKERMSLASNVAYTYFNASSIDYNDVSLASVSWYGITEEFSVIQPIEIGWGRYLSSNEFAYGTASVVMGYNVAEKLFEKAEYALGKAVSIKGRKVNVIGIIKKQGQNLLGGWDFDNVIMIPYRFASQIGNENRSDGFMIVKGKENVPVEDLKNELRGVMRSVRKLNPKQEDNFALNDVSSGATQISSIFSGMTIGGIAITILSFIVGIFGVANIMFVTVRERTSIIGLKKAIGAKRRTILAEFLMESAFLCVLGGIIGLALVFGLTFILTSVFKFQVFISMGLFLGAVGVCIFTGILAGIIPAFIAAKMDPVVAIRSK; encoded by the coding sequence ATGCGTAAAACCTTTGAAATTTTCTGGAACAGCCTCTTATTTGCTGTGCAGGAATTGCGTAAAAATAAACTGCGTACGTTTTTAAGCTTGCTGGGTATCACCTTTGGTATTTTCTGTATCATCAGTGTTATGGCAACGGTGGGTAGTTTGGAAAGCAGCATTAAAAACGAATTCAAAACGTTCGGTAACAATACCATTTATGTACAAAAATGGCCGTGGGGCGGTGGCGGAGAATATCCCTGGTGGAAGTATGTGAACAGGCCTAACAGCAAATTCAAAGAAATGGCACCCGTAAAAGAACGGATGTCGCTGGCCAGCAATGTGGCCTATACCTATTTTAATGCATCAAGTATCGACTATAACGATGTATCGCTTGCAAGTGTAAGTTGGTATGGTATTACGGAAGAGTTCAGCGTAATACAACCCATTGAGATCGGCTGGGGACGTTATCTTTCGTCCAATGAATTTGCATACGGTACTGCGAGTGTGGTGATGGGGTACAATGTAGCAGAAAAGCTATTTGAGAAAGCAGAATATGCCTTGGGTAAAGCGGTTTCCATTAAAGGCCGTAAAGTAAATGTGATCGGAATTATTAAAAAGCAGGGACAAAACCTGCTCGGTGGATGGGACTTTGATAATGTAATTATGATCCCTTACCGTTTTGCAAGCCAGATCGGGAATGAAAACCGTAGCGATGGGTTCATGATCGTAAAGGGAAAAGAAAATGTACCGGTTGAAGATCTGAAGAATGAGTTGCGTGGCGTAATGCGTAGTGTACGGAAACTGAATCCAAAACAGGAAGATAATTTTGCACTGAATGATGTCAGCAGCGGTGCTACACAGATCAGTTCAATTTTTAGTGGAATGACGATCGGGGGAATAGCAATCACCATCCTGTCGTTTATTGTGGGCATTTTTGGTGTAGCCAATATTATGTTTGTAACTGTTCGGGAGCGTACCAGTATCATCGGATTGAAGAAAGCGATTGGTGCAAAACGCAGGACCATACTTGCTGAATTTTTAATGGAGAGTGCCTTTCTCTGTGTACTGGGTGGAATCATAGGATTGGCATTAGTATTCGGACTGACCTTTATACTAACCAGCGTATTTAAGTTTCAGGTATTTATTTCCATGGGACTATTTCTTGGTGCTGTAGGCGTTTGTATTTTCACCGGAATTCTTGCAGGTATTATTCCAGCTTTTATTGCAGCGAAAATGGATCCGGTGGTAGCAATACGGAGCAAATAA
- the xerD gene encoding site-specific tyrosine recombinase XerD yields MNNKHLAIAIVNWHWTMANPPSKSSYLPNFNLVCTMWDPYKKGFKAYLQLERSLSENSVEAYLHDVEMLTQYLQVKNDLKTPQDVELKDLQHFLKWITELGMSAGSQARIISGLRQFYKYCLLEQVTTVDPTALLEAPKLKRALPDTLSYAEIESIINKIDLSKPEGGRNKAILETMYSCGLRVSELVNLKLSNLHLDVGFIRVIGKGDKERLVPIGSSAIKYIDIYRENIRVHVQPKKGKEDFLFLNKYGNELSRVMIFLIIKRLAGMAGIKKNISPHTFRHSFATHLVEGGADLRAVQEMLGHESITTTEIYTHLDREYLRKTLEKFHPGFGKK; encoded by the coding sequence ATGAACAATAAGCATTTGGCAATAGCAATAGTGAATTGGCATTGGACAATGGCCAATCCTCCTTCAAAATCTTCTTATCTTCCAAACTTCAACCTTGTGTGTACTATGTGGGATCCATACAAAAAAGGATTTAAGGCGTATTTGCAACTGGAACGTTCGCTGAGTGAAAATTCAGTAGAAGCTTATTTGCATGATGTGGAAATGCTGACACAATACCTGCAAGTAAAAAATGATCTCAAAACACCGCAGGATGTTGAGCTGAAAGATCTGCAGCATTTTTTAAAATGGATCACTGAACTGGGTATGAGTGCGGGCAGCCAGGCACGTATCATTTCGGGGCTGCGGCAATTTTATAAATACTGTTTGCTGGAACAGGTAACCACAGTGGACCCTACTGCTTTGTTAGAAGCACCCAAACTGAAACGTGCTTTACCCGATACATTGAGCTATGCAGAAATTGAAAGTATCATTAACAAGATCGATCTGAGTAAACCCGAAGGTGGCCGTAACAAAGCCATTCTTGAAACTATGTACAGTTGCGGTTTACGTGTAAGTGAATTAGTGAACCTGAAACTATCCAACCTTCATCTTGATGTTGGTTTTATTCGAGTAATTGGCAAAGGCGATAAAGAACGATTGGTACCAATTGGCAGTAGCGCTATTAAATACATAGATATTTATCGGGAAAACATTCGTGTACATGTACAACCAAAAAAGGGGAAGGAAGATTTTCTATTTCTCAACAAATACGGAAATGAATTATCACGGGTCATGATCTTTCTTATCATCAAACGACTGGCGGGCATGGCGGGGATCAAAAAAAATATTTCACCACATACCTTCCGTCATTCATTTGCAACACACCTGGTAGAAGGCGGTGCCGATCTGCGTGCTGTACAGGAAATGTTGGGACACGAAAGTATTACCACCACAGAGATCTATACACACTTAGACAGAGAATACCTGCGCAAAACGCTGGAGAAATTCCATCCGGGATTTGGTAAAAAATAA
- a CDS encoding YkgJ family cysteine cluster protein gives MQSSKPMHLPFFKRLMNTNRRRFRYFLTRLETVKPKGVDKIAKEMDKEVWAETDCLACANCCKTMTPTFTKQDIKRISAHFDQTPEEFTEKWLYKERSTGDMMNKKQPCQFLNLKDNKCSIYEIRPVDCATFPHHTKKNFTEWVHVYKQNVEYCPATYKLVEKMMEKIGKV, from the coding sequence ATGCAGTCGTCGAAGCCCATGCACCTTCCTTTCTTTAAGCGTTTAATGAATACGAACCGTCGCCGTTTTCGTTATTTTCTTACCCGTTTGGAAACAGTGAAACCGAAAGGCGTTGATAAAATAGCAAAGGAAATGGATAAAGAAGTATGGGCCGAAACAGATTGTTTGGCTTGCGCCAACTGCTGCAAAACCATGACACCTACGTTTACCAAGCAGGACATCAAACGCATCTCTGCACACTTCGATCAAACACCCGAAGAGTTTACTGAAAAGTGGTTGTACAAAGAACGCAGCACGGGTGATATGATGAACAAGAAGCAACCTTGCCAGTTCCTCAACTTAAAAGATAACAAGTGCTCTATTTACGAAATACGTCCTGTTGACTGTGCTACATTTCCACATCACACCAAAAAGAATTTTACAGAGTGGGTGCATGTGTACAAACAAAATGTGGAATATTGCCCTGCCACTTATAAGTTGGTGGAGAAGATGATGGAGAAGATAGGGAAGGTTTAA